Sequence from the Hylaeus volcanicus isolate JK05 chromosome 1, UHH_iyHylVolc1.0_haploid, whole genome shotgun sequence genome:
TACAGTCCCATACAGTGGCTTGCCTTGTCAAATCTAAACAAATAACGCAcgatcaataaaaataaatcaaggtTGTAACATTCGTGATTCAGGAGGAAGATAAGAATTTATCAGGCGAGGAACTGGGCAAGAAGCTGGACAAACTGTTGAAGCAATCGGAGGAGCAGCTGCAAAAGCTGAACAGCTCCTCGAAACAGCTGCGAGCGCACATATTCGGTCAGGATAGGTACTGGAGACGATACTGGGAGCTGGCATGCGCGGGTGGTATCTTCGTGGAAGCCATGGAGAGCGCCGAGCCGGAGGTCCTGGAGCTGCAGGCCGAGCTGGACGAAAAGTACAAAGACAGGCCAGTGGAGGAGAAGCCCGAGACGAAGCAAGAAGACACCAAGACGAACACCGAGAACCGGGAGAACGAAGCCCCCAACGACGTGAAAGAGGAGAAGAAGTTCAACTCTagcgagaaagaagaagacgtGAAGCCACTGGTTGATAAAGCAAAGTCTGAGGTCGAGGATGTTAATTGCAAGAAGGAACACGTGCAGAACTGCGGAACGGAGAACTCGACGAAGATAAAAGAGGAGAAAAAACACGACGTCGACGGTATGACTGACGCGAAGACCAACGTCACGTCCGAGGAAATCAAGCAGGAGACAGAGGTGGTGACCATGGACGTGGACATGAAAGAGGAGACGAAGAAAGAGCACGAAGACACCGACGAGGACATGAAACCAGCTAGGACGATGGAGGACAAGATCGTCGAGACGATTCCGAACGGTGACAAATTCAATCACGTCAACAACATTCACAACGGCAAAGAATTAAACGGCACGTTCATTTCAAGtaagtttgaatttattatatcctTGATagcgtttaaaatatttcaaggtACAGGAGCATTTCCGGTAACGACGTTAGTAATTGCAGATAACAGCAACGAGTTCAATTGGTTTTCAATTCTACCACGCGAGACTTGCGACACTCCGGGGCCCAGCACCAAACAGATTTTCGGAATAGCTGAACCAACCGAGTTGAGAATACCGGTTTTCCCTCCTCCAGCCAGCCCGAATTACGACAGGTGTGACAGTCCAGCGCCGTTGATTTTGACTCAGGACGAAGCAGTGCAGCTGGAGTACCTGAAGGTCCACGGCCTGCCACCCCCTGGTGAAGCTAAACCAGTACCAAAAGGTCAGTAATGTCTCATTAGGATCACAAAACtcacaaaattatgaaacagaCAAGAGTTCAGTCCTCGCTAAAATTGGTCTACCGTCCATTTTCAGATCTACGGTACGGTTGGTGGAGAATAACAGACGTGGACACGTTTCAAGAACTGCTCGAGCATCTTCATTCCCGTGGAGTCCGCGAGAAAGAGTTGAAACGCACCACGTGGGCGACAATGGAGTCGTTCCTGGCAGTCACCGGCCGAATCAACGTGGACCCGGGCAATCTCACCGCTACCGAACTCCAATCCGCTCCTGACGAACCCGACACACCCATTCCCAAACCAGACAACCCGGAGACTTGGAGCGAACAGGTCGCGCTACGCGTGGACGCGCAACTTCTAGAACAAGTCGAGGCCCTCGAAGACAAGGTCGCCAACGCCAGCATGCAGGTCAAAGGCTGGAAGCTTCCTCCGCGGGCGGGAACCGAGGAGGCCGAGGAAATCGAGAAGCTGAACGAGATGGAGAAGATTAGCGCGGTCGAACAGGCGCGACAAAGGCTACTGTCTCTGGAAGCCGCCATCGAAAGGAGATACTTGAAGCCGCCGTTAGGCGTTTGGTAAGACaacttgtatttttatttaagtcgAGTTAATCGAGCTAATGGATCCATTTGTCCCCTTACGTACCTCTTCAGTtacaaaagatattaaaaaatgtttcaattaaaatttgtaccaTTTCCAAGGACCTGTTTAGATGAAACTTGATACGTCAGGTATCCTAAGTTGATTTGTTTTGTCTTTCAGCACGGGAGATCCGAATTTGGCAGCCTTGAAGGCGGAACAAGCAGCAGCTGCAAATGCCAACTCGAATAACTCAGATCCGAGTAACCAGACCCCGGTGCCTCAAGAAGAGACAACACCGAGAGGACTGAACAACTGGCGTGAAGCGACAGCTCGAGCGCATACATCCGCTCAGCTCGCTATGGCACTTTACATGTTGGAGGCAAGCATCGCCTGGGACAAGAGCATCATGAAGGCTGTGAGTCTAACACCAGCTAGAAACTCGGTCTGCGTCAAGCTACGAAACCGCTGCGTCTCACTCAAAGCTACCAATCAGTACAATCAGCTATTGACTACTTCTCAGGCCTCTGTGGGTATTCGCACTAACTTACTAACCAAAACTGTCCTTTATTTTCTTGCCTAACTCTCGCCCCTCCCGCAACGGTGGACCACAGAGAGCATATCGCTTTCGCTGATAATTGTTTAAAggattttcaaacgaaatgctCTTCGCGTGTTATTTTccacgatatacatatatacattgaacacaaaaaaatgtttttacaaatCTAATGACACCTTTGCGAATGCATATGATGCGGCAGTTGTACTCtcgaattttacaaattgttcgattaaattaatagtGGGTGTGCTTGAAAACACACGAGTGTCGATGATAagatcaaatgaaattttttaaaaagctgCTATAATCGAGTGATTCATTCGAAGATCTAATGGTGGTTAGAGTCTAACGTAACGGTAgcatgcaataaaaatatgccGCTTATCGTCTACTAATTTTTACCTTTCATGCTTcgtatttttccttttgtaGCATTTCTGCTTGTAcctttatttatcataattgcTGATTTACATTACGTGCATATTTCGAGCGAAATATCCACTTACTTTAACgctaatttaaacaaattttaatttctccagCCCGGTATGATAATACTaagctttttaatttaaaaatcatggGATCAACATGTGCACGATACGGTGAAATCAAATTCTAAATGCTTTACGTTAGTTCCTTTAAGCAAATATATCCAAACACCAGCTTATCctactttattcttttttaatcgatcgaataaCGTACCTTTCTTTCAGTATATTAACCTTTATCGCATTTAATGtggtttttcatttcgaatgcTTCATTAATAGCGCCGAATATTACTCGAACTTCATTGGTTCAATGTGACTGGgtacatttttcaactttaaatGGAGAGTTTGCTTTCATTATTTGTTACAGAATTGTCAGTTCTGTCACAGCGGAGATAACGAAGACAAACTGCTACTGTGTGATGGCTGTGACCGCGGCTACCATACTTATTGTTTCCGtccaaaaatggaaaacattcCTGATGGTGACTGGTAAGTATTTTAAACGTCCACGAAACATTTATCATCGCCGTTGccatgtttaatttaaaaatgacaattcGTTTCTCAggtattgtcacgaatgcatGAACAAAGCAACAGGTGAACGAAATTGTTTGGTATGTGGAAAGAGAGTTGGTAAAAACTTAGTGTTATGTGAACTATGCCCACGTGCTTATCATACCGACTGCCACAATCCTGTTATGCCAAAAGTGAGTGAGATTTCTTTTCAACTATTCGTGCATCGCCCATCCCTTTATCGAATATATCCCTCGATATattcgattcttttctttactaACCTGTGTCATGCTTTCAGATGCCAAGGGGAAAATGGTATTGTTCTAATTGCCACAGTAAACAACCAAAGAAGAGAAATAGTAGTCGAAGGAGTCATACCAAAGGGGGAGGCACCAGAGAAAGTGAAAGTTCTGACCATCCACCAGCTAGGTGATTACGTTAAAACCAAACAAACATTGTCGACTCGCTGGCTTAACGACGTTTCATACGAATGTAcaagtagaaaagaaaatagctGCCAagctaaaaaaaaaccatGATTCAATAACGTTCAGCGAACGCAAAACgatgaacaaaataatttccaatcgAATAAGAACATATACAAAAAACGCTTTAAAACGAACGAATATACACTGCTCTCATGCGATTATACCGAACTTATATATCCTCAGCCCGTGTCATACACTCGTCGAAAGTTATCGTTGTAAGGAAGTATTTATACTTTATGCAGGGTGTTCCACGATAGATTAGCTATAATCACGCTTCCACATAAAAGCAAAAACTCGTCGATAAGTaggttttaaaattaagatttttcctcgttcgtgCGATGTTCTATGCCCCGTGAATAAAAAGTATCTTGTTAGGTCCCAACgtcgggacaccctgtacctCGTGCAGCGTGTCACTTAACGATCAACGACCACGGGATTGGGGTATTTTCTTAGAGAATTCGTCGTAACGGTCTATAGAGCTGCCTTCAAGTTCTATGATTActcgaaaaatgtaaaataacaaaaaaaaaataataataataatactaataataataataataatgataaaaaaaaatatatatatatgtacgaaAAATGGGCGAAAAGGGCGAGAGGAAAAAGCGAGACAGATATAGAAATACCTAGAACGAAAGACAGAGAGTCAGAAAGACGAAATATATTCCATCGAGAACAACGTAACCGTCTCAGGCGGAAAAAACACACGCTCGAGTCTTATGCATTCGTCCAGAAGCTTTTGGGACGGGATACACCTCCTGCAAAGAGGAAGCTAATCGTGCAAATAATTTCTCTGTTGTTTTGCGTCGCAGTCCAACGCCGTCAACGGCATCGAACACGCACGTAGAGGACGTCAGTTCGTCGGAACCGGCAACCCCTACCGCCTCGCCACGGAAGGAGGGGAACAATAGGACGCTGACGAAGAAACAGCAACGAGAGTTGGCTCCTTGTAAGATGCTACTCGAACAGTTGGAGCAACAGGACGAGGCCTGGCCGTTCCTCTTGCCGGTGAACACCAAACAGTTCCCGACCTACAAGAAAATCATTAAAACGCCCATGGATCTCAGTACGATCAAGAAGAAATTGCAGGACTCCGTGTAAGTTGCACGCGTACCAACGACTACCTAGTTAACTAAAGTtcttacttaaaaaaaaacacagttcaatttaaaataaaataaaaaaaaatgtaaaacgcCTAAAAAAAACAGTCTAAGGTCTAGCACAAGCTCACTCTAACTTGATCTCGTCAGCTTCGATcgacacaaaataaaataaataagaaacaaaattggaCAAATCCGCAAAACATGTTCCAACGAGTGCTTCTCGATACAGGTACAAGTCTCGCGATGAGTTTTGCGCCGATGTCAGACAGATGTTCATCAACTGCGAGGTATTCAACGAGGACGACAGTCCCGTGGGGAAGGCCGGACACGGGATGCGCAGTTTCTTCGAAATGCGTTGGACCGAGATTACAGGCGCGCCGCCATCGCAGCAGCAGCATCCGCAAACGCATAGCTGAGGATCGGTTCGTTCTCGCAACACCTGCAACAGTTTTGCCCACTTCTACTACTAAAGAGGTAGTGTGTCCATGGAACAATTACGCCTGGGAGTCGTCGAGGAATTACCAAGGGGTCCGTTTTCCGTGCACGTCGACCTCGTTCTAGCGGTCGACCGAACGCAAACTTGATAGAAACTCCATGAACGCGAGCAAATGTCTTTGTGCGCGCGCGCCTCCCCCTCAAAACCCTCCCGACGCTCGTTTATCACCCGTGATCGACGCGTGGGCGCTTCTCGCATTTTAACTTACTCGAATCTCCAACTCTGATGCCGTTTCACCGCTTATTCGACAAACAAACAGCAATTTTCTCCTCCTTTTAATgttttgaaagtaaattttgttgtagAACTGTATTCCTTGCAGGCACAACTTCAAGCCGAGCTTTTTTTCCAGTAActaatttatctattttaaaaCACGTACTTAGAACAATATAACTGTTGCaagattctttttattcccttaaatgtataaattttaacttgTGTTAAAAATGGTATATCAAACTTCCCTCGTTAAATTTCAGTTCCATCCAGTGCCGTTTTCTTCAACCTTCCACCATTTTATTCGTGTAAAACTGGTGCTGCCGCGCGGTAAGCGTGGCAAATTCAAACGTTGGCTATCCCAAGTTGCTTTTCGTTTGCTTCGTTAAGCGGGCGGCAACCTTTTATTATTCACGTTGATAATTGTTCAGTGTAAAATTCAACGAGACGAACTTTTACACCACGTTTCGGTATGCGTCGAGACGTTTACGCCGAACGAATTTCTATTTAACTTCGTAGGAATTGtacgcaaagggttaattcgaGAAGCTTTATCGAGAAAACCACGAGACAGAGATCGAACGCGATAAAACACGTTTTGCAATTCGGAGCTTCTCGGGGTGAACGCGATTTTCAAGCCCGAGTACGATGGAAACACGATATGCAAGATGGTCACTGTACTTACAGAAAGTTAacgagtaaacattttttgccTAAGCGAACACGAGATGTAATTTGCGATTGTATTATACAGGCTTAGCGACGATGAGTTGgcagaagaaatattttgcaaaaattaatgaatgtgAACAAAACAGgagaagtatatatatatatacatacaaaggtatatatgtatatgaatataattgtataaatatgaatatagtgtatatgtatactatataGATAGTTACACGAAAACATTGCAACACTCATACCTGGACACCTTTGCCCATGAAATTGTCACTACGATAAAAGGGTAACATTTGCTGCAAAGTAAGATACAATAGAATGACAACCGGAGTCAATCTTCCAATTAAGGACGAAGTTAATGCCATTCCACGGATTTTTCACCTTCATTTTTCTACGTTCGCTTTGCCCTTTATTTGCACCAGGAATCACGAGTGAACGGATACCTTTCGGTTGGCTGGAACGATTGCAATAAATAGAACGAACAGATGTAAATCTTCATAAAAGAAACAgcagtattttaaatatgttcgATGCTAttacattttgcaataaaattaaattcttcgagAGACTGAACAAGCATGTCTTTCTACTGTGATAAATGAAGATATAATTTAAAgtgttatacaatatttttgtttgtataataaaagtaatagaGTCCTTACGAGGTGTTCAATGATGTAAAAGTTTACCGTTACGCTCTGATCGAGTAATACACTCCGGTCGAATGCTCTGAAAATTAAGACGTACTTGTTCAGACTAACGGAGATGCAAGAAATTACCTATATCATTCACATTTCACAATAGTTGTTACATACACACTGCAACGTTGCTTCCGCCGTTGGAGAGCGTGCATTGTTTACagtcattattttattcactGCCGATACGAATTTCCTAATAAGCAATACGTGACACTGttgaacgaaatttaattacagcaACGATCGACGATTAATTTAATCGCCTTTTGTTGGGAGCGATCAGTTTCGGTAATCAATTAATGCTCAACTTTGATATACGAGTACAAGTGCAACCGGATACGCTGTAActtgaaacgaaatttgtgAATACGTGGCTCGTAAAAGGCGAATTGTTTAACGATGCATAATACTCGATGCACAAAGAACTGCGAGCATTCCCCCAAATTTTTCGTTCTCTCATGATTGTATTCCaacaaatgtaatttcaaTACCATGTTCGAAAGCAATACCTatgaatttcgattaattgtCAACAATTGCGTACACATCGACGATTGCCAAGTggcttttaataaatacttgcGAGGCCGTTGCACATTCGAGACCGACAAATTACAATACCATCTTCAATTATCGTTGACTATGCTGTATTACCAGCTAAACAAATTAGATCTGGCATGATTCACAGGCTGAGTCATCGATCTCGAATGTGTTAAGGCAAGTTTAACTCTCCGTGACGCTAGTATTGTCGCTACGATGTGTAACGCAGGGTTTCCATAAGCAAATATCGTGCACCAGGAGTACGCCAGTCCAGTGGCGTTAATATTACTCACACAGAATTCAACATACCgccagtttatttatttcaaatacttcGTATTTTGGTTTTCGCAGTTTACATTCCACTGCTTCATCTTCTTTAGTTCAGTATCCATTCTCATGGATGTTATCGTATATAAGAAAACTTTTAGCAATagttgtttttaaattttagttaaaaaGTACACCCCTCCATTTTGTTTGCGTAACGATGACCAAATGGCGCCAATCGAGTTGGCGTATCTCCATCCACACGAAAATGATCGCCGTGTGCTCGTGGAAACCTTGCAAAAGTGTTCTCGAATTTTATCCGCGTCGAGTTCAGGCGATAGGACCTCGATTATTAATCGATCATTGTTCCACGTAGCGTTGGGAGATTTTTTAAGCGACGTTCGATTTCGAACTAGATCTTAGACGAAACCTGACGTCCCACACAAGGTGACGTGGTGGCAcactttttaaacgaaacgttaTATATCGCGCGTCCGCGGCGTCGCAAGAAGATGGCGCGTGGACGTTTGGGCGTCGATAGTAATTCCTTGGATTTCCAATAATCAGCGGGGTGTATCTTTCACGTATGTAAGTGTGACCATCGTGATGCGCGACGATGATAAACGATCGACAAGAAACGTTCACGgtaatttcttgttttttttatgtaattgatGTACATTATTGCTCGTAATAGCAGATAGGTTACGTAATAACGAGGATTATTCAAGGAGGAGGAGGCGGAGAGAAACGGGAGAAGTGGTTCGGTCGTAGTGATTGTGCTAAACATTCGTAGTTTGTAAAAGTATTAGCTAGATTGTAAAAGAGAAATGCGGCGTGTGAAAACGACTACGAGATAAaacgataattataaataatgtgtACGGGGTGCGGCTGAACATGCGGAACGGATGCACCGTGTCGCGTCCGGACATGATCCAAGAACGATCGAACACTGTAAGATCGTAACGAGTAAAACGCGCGTTTTATCGACCCGTGTTCAACGGTGaatcatatattttctttttcattttaaaacgCAGTAGAAACATGATTTGattctttgtttaaatatttgctgaTCGACGATCGACTTCTTTTATATACGTAGACGATCGTTAGGTGGAGCGACGAGTGACGAGAAGCTGGTGTAACAATAAATGTTCTTGTTTGATTTTTCGAGAGCGCAGTATCGGGGCATTTCGCGATCTTACCGAACGTTCTTCAGGATCGTGTACGTCTTAGCGACGAGTATGTACGCGTGAGGATAATGGTGTAACGACACACTTAATGCACGCCTTGCACCCTCGTATTATAGCCGATGCATTAGACATCTCATACATTCAAACACACACACATCCCCCCCCCTTCCCACCCAGCCACCCAACAAGAACAACaagaacaaataattttttaagattcaattattatttaaatagtacaGTTACATTGTTAGTATGAATAACGACGctttttatacgaattttagtttttaacgTCGATCTTATGATATATTATATGGTATAATGATAATGACAATGGTAATAAACAATAACGATAAATGATATCGATAATGGAACAGATTAAAGAGAAACGGAAAAAATGCGCAAATGAGAAAAAGGGCGTACGAGAAAAACGAtagaacgagagagagagaaagagagagagagagagagagttagAGTGAGTGCGTGAGACAGAAAGGGTATcgaaagagagacagagagagagagagagagagagtgtgtTTAAGCTAGATGATTGTCTATAGTATAAACGAAGGCATACGTTAGGTAGCCTCGATGCTATTTAAACAGACTTAATTAATGTATTgcaaatgaattaataaagtGTAAGCGAAGCGTGTATCTGTACAgtgaaatctttttttctgaGTTATTTGGATCGTTCGAGTTCAATGACGATTTtagtttcgtttatttccCGCCTAGATCcgcgtatttttaattaatttgataaaacgCGATAACTACCGATCTTTTCACTATAATATTCGATTTTTATGAGGATGATTACAATAGTTTACTTCCTTGCATCGACGATTTACTAtcagtttaaatattaatcttttctttgaatttataatttaactaTACTAAGGGTTGAGCGTCTATTCGCAAACATTCGTCCGTAAGAGACGATTATACcaaatatattactttttaaaatattttatttaatacaaatacaatgCAGTTTTTagtactagtggcgccatcggtgggaaaacgcccaagtttgtagtgaaactAGTTCCTATCATTGCTACTAGATGGTGCCACTAACTTAAAGGTCGGTAATTAAtactgtatttaaatatataaaagcaaatgaatgcattataatatattaaaatgatatatgTAGTGTTATAAAGCAAAAAATCGTATTAACTTTGTATTAAtgtgaaataaagaataattttctcaAACGTATCGATGGTGCCATCTTAGAGAAAAGggtggaaactattttcattacaaacttgggcgttttgccaccgatggcgccactaagcAGAATAGGCATATTAActgatatattatatattataatgttataaagCAAAGGATcgtattaactagtaaatttttgaaaaataaagaataattaactAAAAGATGTCAGTGCCGATATCTTATAGAAACTgtgagaactattttcactacaaacccTTAACTCTTTACGAAAGAATGTTGGGAAATAGCTGACCAAGCCTTTTTCGCGTTGTGGATGAGTGTTGATGGGCTGTGGTCTTCCTGAATGCATCCAATATCCCTCTATATAGTATCTTTCCTCTAAAATCAAGCAATCAATGGTTGTTCGTGTACGTAAACGTTACGTGTGTCACATACTTCACcgttctatataatttttcaaaagtacatcGTTTTCTTGCTCCTCTCAATGTGCATCTAACTCTTTTCTGCAACTAACAATTAAGTATGTCGGTGGATCCTAATTTATCACGAAAATTTATGCAAGCGTGTCAAAGCGGGGACTTATCAAGAGTGGAAACTCTAGCGTCGGAACGCAACCTCCAAGATTGGACGCTCTTCCAACACTCAACTTCCGGTGACACTGCGCTGCACGTTGCCGCGCGAGAGGGTCATTTGAACGTCGTACGATATTTATGCGAGGCTTTCGACAAACCGGATTTCAGAGTGGACGTCGCCAATAAAGATATGAAACGGCCGCTACACGACGCCGCGCAATTTGCTCGCAGCGACGTCGTAAAGTACTTGATCGAGAAAGGTGCTTATTTAGAACCGAAACATCTTTCGACGTTGACGTATAACTacataatttatcaatatatgGGTTGTTTTACAGTGGAGAATCAGTCTTTACATTATGTCTTaccaattatttacatattaggttgtcccgaaagtttctttcgcgaattgcactcaattattttatgtggtcatgtttatatataaatagacaatctaatttcatagatattcatgttgtaacagtaatggagcaaaatgaatcgcgtacaattcagtaatgtaacataaaacataaactattgtgcatgtattacttattaataaagcgaaataaacttttgagacaacctaatagatcAACTggaatatctttttattccaATTTACCCTGTTGAAAAGtgttaaaatagaaatgagtACGTTAATTAATTGCGTAATATGTATTAACGAATCTAAATTCCATTCAAAGGTGCAGATGTAAATGCTCTAAGGCGCGCCGATTGGACTCCCCTTATGTTGGCGTGCACCAAAACCGGAAGTGAGGCTTGCGAATGCATCGCTACTCTCTTACAAGCGGAAGCCAACCCTTTCATTCAAAATAAGGATGGTTGGACATCGTTGCACATCGTTTGTCGCGCTGGAGATCCGAATGCCCTCGATTTATTACTAAAATCGTCGAGTGAATGCATTTCACGAATCGACGATCGAAGTAATAACGGCCGAAGCGTCATGCACATTGCTGGTATTAATATTTGGAATACTTTTCTATCATTTAAACATACATCTATGATTTGTCTTAGTAACTACTAACTGTTTCAGCGTTCCATGGTCACAAGAAGATAATCGAACGCTTGGCAGCGATACGTCCGTGTTTAGTGAACGCGCGAGATTCTTCAGGACACACTCCTGTTCATGAAGCAATAAAGGGTGATCATCTACCTGCAGCGGAACGAATTATCGAATTAGGGGCTGATGTACAAGCAACAGACAACGTTGGCCAAACTGTATTACACGTAGCTGCTTTAGCTGGAAACACTGATGCTGTtcggtatattttaaataacaatttaatcgaTATTCACGCAGAGGCGTCGTTCAACGTGACGCCATTGGTCGCAGCTCGCAGGAGCAACCACACAGACACGATCCAATGTTTGATAGAGTTTGGTGCTGTGAAATAAAACTGAGTTCACGATTTTCGATACATGGAATGTCTCCGTGTACGTACCTCATTCGAGCAGTGATACAGTTCGGTTGATCCAGAGATTCAGAATGCAGAGTGATTCAGAGAGACAAAGACGAGTCACATTTTATTCAGAGATTGgtacacatttatttatcctttttttcctGTATCAGACAGTCTTAAAGAAGCatacaaaaatgaagaaacggAGGCTCTTAGTAGATCGGAGATACCTAGATTTTACAATTCTTCTTGTTCAGAGTTTTTAACAtcttcgtcctcttcgtcTACCGTTGTTGTGCTCTTCGGGGTATTCCCCttcttttcgtttacttttgtttttacttttttttttattttatctcggTCAACGTGCGCGCAGGCAGGCGATGGATTCACGGAATAAAACTTACAAAACACGCGTCACGACCCGATAAAACGTGTCTCGGCGTTCGATTTTACCTTCGAATGTATCACTTGCGAAGAACATAAATGGCAAGATCACAGAATTGTCACGAAATTCTAGCGCGCAAATTTTGTACGAAATTCTGCGATTCGACCGCTGCCCACGTCTTTTGGGTAAAACGGTTTAGAAAAAAGccgattcgaaaaatattccgaCACTTTCAAGAGGTTGatgagggggggggggcgagaGTTGGAGGGTGGGTTCTGGCGGGGGTTGAGAGACGGGAGTGACCGATGTCTGTGTGTACACGTGTGTGTGGGTCTCTGTTCTCGCGGATTGACTCTCTGTGATAGGTTCGACATCCTCTGACCTACTCTGCGGGCCAGTGTTGGGCAAATGTAATTCACGGTTGTGATCAACGAATAATCGATTGGCTCTGAGAGAT
This genomic interval carries:
- the LOC128878574 gene encoding ankyrin repeat domain-containing protein 16-like, encoding MSVDPNLSRKFMQACQSGDLSRVETLASERNLQDWTLFQHSTSGDTALHVAAREGHLNVVRYLCEAFDKPDFRVDVANKDMKRPLHDAAQFARSDVVKYLIEKGADVNALRRADWTPLMLACTKTGSEACECIATLLQAEANPFIQNKDGWTSLHIVCRAGDPNALDLLLKSSSECISRIDDRSNNGRSVMHIAAFHGHKKIIERLAAIRPCLVNARDSSGHTPVHEAIKGDHLPAAERIIELGADVQATDNVGQTVLHVAALAGNTDAVRYILNNNLIDIHAEASFNVTPLVAARRSNHTDTIQCLIEFGAVK